CCCGGGCGAGATCGTCTGTCTGTTAGGGCCCAGTGGCTGTGGCAAATCCTCCTTGCTGCAAGCGATCGCCTGCCTCCAAAGCATTGATGCCGGCGAAATTCAGTTTCTGGGTCAGCCGCTGCGTCAGCCACATCCGCGCATTGGCTTTGTCTTCCAAGAACCGGCGCTGCTGCCTTGGCAGACCGTCTGGCAAAACGTCTCCTTTGGCTTGGAACTGAAACAGGGGCCACAGCTAAGTGACAGTCAGCGGCGATCGCGAATTAGTGAAGCCCTAGAACGAGTTGGGCTAGCTGGCTCTGAACGCGCCTATCCTCGGCAGCTCTCAGGCGGCATGGCCCAGCGGGTGGCTCTTGCCCGTGCTTTGGCTCGCCATCCCCATCTGCTGTTGCTAGATGAGCCCTTCGCGGCTCTGGATGCGATCCATCGCTTGGAAATGCAGAAGCTGCTGCTGGAGGCGATCGCAGGACAAACCGAAGCCGTGTTGATGGTCACCCACGACCTCGATGAAGCCTTGCTACTGGGCGATCGCGTCATCCTGATGCATCGCAACCCCGGTCGCTTCGGTCAGCAGTGGATCATTCCCCAGCCGCGTCCGCGGTTTCATTGCCTGACTGACCTCAGTGGCTTGCGTGCCGAAATCCTGCAAGCCCTCTCCGATTCCCTGACTCCGTAATTCTTACTCGCTGAGTTAACGACCATGATTCATCCGCCGTTCTGCCAATGCTGCGGCCTGTCCCGCCGCCAATTCCTCAAGCTTTCAGGCTTGTTTACAGGGTCTCTCGCTCTTGCTGCAGGCTGCCGTCCGGGCAATGAAACCTCAACCGCACCCAGTAGCCCTGCCAATGACCAGCCCCTCAAAATTGGCTATCTGCCGATTACCGATGCGGCACCCCTCCTGATCGGTCATTCTCAAAAGTTCTTTGAACAGGAAGGGTTACAGGTTGAAGCCCCAACCCTGTTCCGCTCTTGGCCCCAGATTATCGAGGCATTTATCGCCCGGAAGGTGAACGCCATTCACATCCTGATGCCCGCCACTATTTCGCTGCGCTATGGCCGGAACTTCCCTGCCAAGGTGGTTGCTTGGAACCACACCAATGGCTCAGCCCTAACGGTGGGGCCGAGTGTCAACAAGGTTGAAGACTTAGCCGGTCGCACGATCGCAGTGCCCTTTTGGTACTCCGTCCATAACGTTGTGCTGCAACAAGTGCTGCAAGACACAGGGCTAAAAGTAGTGCGTCGTCCTCGGGAAGCAGCGATCGCAGACGATGAAGTCAACTTGGTGGTGCTACCCCCGCCAGACATGATTTCAGCCTTAGCCAACGACAGCATTGGCGGCTACATCGTGGCCGATCCATTTAATGCCGCCGCTGAAAAACGCAAGGTTGGCAAGATTCTCCGCTTCACCGGTGATGTCTGGAAAGATCACGCCTGCTGTGTGATTTTCATGCACGAAGACGACCTTAAAGAACGGCCAGAATGGGCGCAGCGAGTCGTCAATGGCTTGGTGGCTTCCCAAGCGTGGATGCGCGATCGCCGCCAAGAAGTTGCCGAAATTCTTTCCAAGGATGGAGTCGGCAAGTATACGCCCCACCCACTACCCATCCTGCAGCAGGCGCTGACTGCCTACAGCCCCGAAGTCTATGGCCCCATCGGAGCTATTCGCCATGCCGATTGGGGCAGCGATCGCATTGACTTCCAGCCCTATCCCTTCCCGTCCTACACCGAGAAGTTAGTCACGCTGCTGCAACAAACTCAAGTTGAAGGCGAGCGAACCTTCCTCGATCAACTCTCGCCCCAGCAGGTCGCCACCGATTTAGTGGATGACTCTTTTGTCCGAAAAGCGATCGCGGCAAAGGGTGGCCCCGCTCAATTTGGCTTGACTCCCGACTTCCGTCGTCAAGAAGTCTTCCAGGTCAGTTGAGATGACGATTAGCCTGCGATCGCGCCGCCCCTGGTTCTCTGGTTGGCAGCGAATTATCCAGTGGATTCCTTATCCCTTGCGAGGGCTGCTGTTAGGACTGTTGATCTGGAGTGCTTTGACCTCCGCTTGGATCAACCCTGATCCGGTGTGGCAGGCCTTTGCCCCTGAATCAGCGATCGCGGCTTTAGGGAAATTGCTGTTCAACGGCACGCTCTGGCCACACATCGGTGCAAGCCTGCAACGAGTGGCCGTGGGCTTATTGGCAGCGATCACGGTTGGGGTTCCGATTGGTTTGCTGTTTGGGCTGGTGCCAACAATCGAGCGATCGGCAACCGGAGCATTGCAGTTCATCCGCATGATCTCGCCCCTGTCCTGGATGCCGATTGCCGTCATGGCCTTTGGTATTGGTGATCTACCGGTCTATTTCTTGCTAGCGATCGCTGCCGTCTGGCCAATTCTGCTCAGTACCAGCAGCGGTACTGCCGCCGTCAACCAGAAACTCTTGCTTCTAGCTCGTAGCCTCTGTGCGACTCGCAGTGAGACGATTCGGCGTGTGGTGATTCCTGCGATCGTGCCGCAAATTCTCGTGGGTCTTCGGCTGGCGATCGGCACGATTTGGATTGTCCTGGTTCCTGCTGAAATGCTAGGGGTTAGCTCGGGACTGGGCTACTTCATCCTCGATACCCGCGATCGCATTGCCTACAACGAACTCACCGCCGTTCTATTGGCGATCGGCCTGATTGGCTGTGCTTTGGATTGGAGCCTGCAATCCCTGCAGAAACACTGGCAGCTCAATTAAGAGCACCTCATCCAATCATTAGCCAGAGTCTCAATTCTTTTGCTCAGTATTTTGACCGTGCAAACGGATTCGAATGATTGACGATTTCATCTGAGACTTCGCTGGGGGATTCAGACTGTCCTAATTCTGCGGCGATCGCAAGGGATGGCCTAGATTAAGCAGTGGTCAACAGGAGAGCCGCGATCGCTTGGATCTGGATCGGGGTTCTTCCGGCGATCGCTCCGCTTGTGTCGAGACGCCACTATGCCGCAGTCCCATGAATCCGTTGACCTGATTGTCATTGGCAGTGGCTTGGGCGGGCTGTGCTGTGGTGCTTTAGCCGCTCGCTATGGCCTCGACGTGCTGGTTTTGGAAGCTCACGATCGCCCCGGAGGTGCTGCTCATGGCTTTGAGCGGCGTGGTTTTCACTTTGAATCTGGCCCGTCGCTCTGGTCAGGCTTAGGGCGCTGGCCGAGTACCAATCCGCTGGCTCAAGTCTTACGAGCGATCGGAGAAGAAGTGCCGGTCCTGACCTATCGCGAATGGGGCGTGTTGCTGCCCGAAGGCCAGTTACAGATTGGGGTGGGCAACACCGACTTTCTCAAAACAGTCACCGCCCTGCGTGGACCAGCTGCTGCTCAAGAGTGGCAAGACTTCATGACTTGGCTGGCTCCCTATAGTGCTGCTGCTAATGCGCTGCCCTTGTTGGCGTTACGGCCTGGGCTCAGTCTGTTCAACACCTTGGCGGGAAGTGCTGGCAAACTGCTACCGCATCTGGGGCGGATGGCTGCTTTGGGTGGCGCATTTGGCCCGATCGCTCGACGTCATCTCAGCGATCCGTTTCTGCTCAACTGGGTGGAACTGCTCTGCTTTTTGATCAGTGGATTGCCTGCGGATCAAACCAGTGCAGCAGCAATGGCGACCTTGTTTGGAGAATGGTTTGAGCCGGACGCCTGTTTGGAATATCCGGTTGGCGGTAGTGCTGCGATCGCAGAGGCACTGGTTCGAGGACTCCAAAAACAGGGTGGCACCTTGCAAGTCCGCAGCCGAGTCACCGAAATTCTGGTGGAAGGCGATCGCGCCTGTGGCGTTCGCTGTGCCGATGGTCAGATAATTCACGCCCGTCGCGCCGTGGTCAGCAACGCCAGCATTTGGGACACATTGAACCTGCTGCCTAGCGATAGCCTGCCGACTCGCTGGCGAGAACAGCGGCAGCAAACCCCCGCTTGTCATGGCTTTTTACATCTTCACCTTGGGCTGCGCGGCGATGATTTGCAGCACTTACCGCTGCATCACGTTTGGGTGGGTGATTGGCAGCGAGGGATCACTGCAGAACGCAACATGGTGGTGCTCTCAATGCCATCTCTGCTGCAACCTGACCTTGCACCAGCCGGCCATCAGGTCTTGCACGGTTACACCCCAGCCAATGAACCGTGGGAATTGTGGCGAGATTTAGAGCCAGGCAGTGCGGTCTACGAGGCACAAAAACGCGATCGCTGTCAAATCTTCTGGGATGTGCTGGAGCAATTGATCCCCGACGTCCGCGATCGCGCTGTGATTTCCTTGGAGGGTACGCCGCGCACCCAAGCCCACTATCTCAACACCTTTCAGGGCAGCTATGGGCCTGCGATCGGTGCGGATCAGGGACTGTTCCCCGGTTGCCAGACCCCAATTGCCAATCTATTGCTCTGTGGAGCCAGCGTTTTCCCGGGCATTGGGGTTCCACCCGTCGCTACCAGTGGAGCGCTGGCAGCCCATGCCCTCGTTCCCGCCAGCCAACAGAAGAAAATGCTCAAGGAGATCGGCATTCTCTAAAAGAGCCCGCCAGCCTTGGTGTCAAGGTCTGATGAGCCTCAGACTCAGGGGTAATACCGGATTGTTTTACCCGCTGCGATCGCGGCTCCCCAGTGTGCCTCATCCGAAATCTTGTTGCAGGGGGGCTGAGGGAGTCGAGTCCCCCTGAGTGCGTGCGGTGGGGGTGCACAATCCCCCCACGAACCGACGGCTATCATCTCCAAACCAACCCGCTTCAGAATGAATCGTCCTCGCTGATCGCTCGTCAATTACAAAGTCTGGGGAGGTTGTCCCGATCGCCGACGCGTCCAGAGTGGACGGACAAAGGACAGCAGGAGACAGGCAACCCCAAGATTGATCAAGACATCGGCAATATTGAAAACGGGAAAACGAATCAGCCGAAAGTCGAGAAAATCAATGACGGCGCCATCGTAGAAGCGATCAAGGCCATTGCCAAAAGCACCCGCAAAAATCAGGCCGTAGCCCCACTGCTCACTACGCGTCATCCGTGGGCCAAACCAAGCCCACACCGCCAGCCCCAAACAGACCAGAAAGGAAAGCCAGCGCAGCCAGCCACTTCCGCCACTGAACAGACTGAAGGCAGCACCTGAGTTGCGCACGTAGGTGAAATGGAAGACCTGGGGCCAGATCGGCCAGCTTTGATAGAGCTGAAATTCAGTGACTACCCAAAGCTTACTGAGGCGATCGCAGATCAAGCCGCCCAGGGCTGGGATCCAAAAGGCGGGATAGCGAAAGCGCATCATTCGGGTGCAGTGTGCAGATCAACTTTTCTAGTAGAGCAGAAGCCGCCGCAACAGGAAGGCGATCAAGGTGACACAGCAGACGAGCGCTAGTTGCCCCGAGAGCGGTCCGATATTGTATTGCCAGAGCAGGCTGGGTAAGGCTGCTGCCCCGCCATGTAAACCACCTCCTAGAGTCAGCAGGGCCAGATAGATCGCCCCAAAAAACTGGACGGTTGCCAGTCCCAACAGACAACCCAGGCTCAGATGTTCAGGTGTGACTGGCTGACGAAAGGCCCAGCGACCGCAGAGCCAAGCTGCTGGCAAAAAGCCAAGCAGGAAGCCAAAGCCCGGCTCTTGCCAATAGCCTGGGCCTCCGCCTTGGCTAAAGACGGGATAGCGACTGAGCCCTAGAGCCAGATAGGCCACTTGGGCGAGAAAGCTGGCTTCGGCACCGCCCATACAACTGGTGAACAGCATCGCCGCCACTTGGGCTGAACTGGTCAATGAATAGGTGAGCCACCGTAGACTGCCATCTTGCCAGGTTGGCACCACGATCGCCGGTTCAATAAACGTGCCTGCGATCGTCAGCAGCAATCCAATTCCCGCCCAAAGCAATCCCGTTAGCGACAAGTTTTTCCCCTGCGAGGGTCAGCCTCCACCTCGCAGAGCAGCATAACGCGGCGATCGCATCCCGTCTGCGCTGATCCGCCGAATGACCAGTCCATTGCCAGTTCTGCCGTGTACGCTAGCAACGCTGCCACCCGTGGACTGACGGCATGAGTGCTTTGTTGCTGTACCCGGTTCTGCTCGATCTGCTGCGAGGTACGGTCGCTGCCTTGGCGATCGCCCTGGTGGGAGGGGGGCTGATCGGGGCGATCGCGGGAGCCGTCAATCGGCGCTGGCGACGGACCCTGGCTGGCAGCCTGCTGGGTAGTTTTTGGGGTGTCTTGCTGCTGGCCATTCTGCCGATCAGCGTGATTCCGGGACTGATCGGTGGAGGCCCTTATGCGGGAGTCTACGTTCTCGCCTTTGCTGTGATTTTGTTGCCACTTGGCTTGGCCGTGGGCGCAACGCTTGGCATTCTGATTTTTCTACGCTGTAGCCCACCCCAAATTCGACGTTGGCTGGCTTGGGTTGTGATCGTTGGCTATGGGGTGATGACGATCGCCCTGACTCTCAGTTGGGCGCGTTACTGCAGTCGTAACTACTGTGAGTTTCTGGAGTCCCCGAATGTTGGCCAGACGCCCATGATCGTCTCTTTGGCTAGCGCGATCGCGCCTCCCGCTCACTTCCACCCATGATGCCGCTGTTGAAAGCTCGACGCGGCCGCCACAAAGTCTTTATTGGCATGGCTCCCGGCGTTGGCAAAACCTATCGCATGCTGCAGGAAGGGCATCAACTGCGCAGCGAGGGGTTGGATGTCGTGATTGGGTTGCTGGAAACCCACGGACGGCTTGAAACCCGACAGCAAGCCCAAGGATTGGAGACGATTCCTGCGCGCCAGCTGACCTATAACGGCGTGGTCCTCAGTGAAGTTGATATCGAGGCGATCTTGCAGCGTCAGCCGCAACTGGTCCTGATCGATGAACTGGCTCACACCAACGCTCCGGGGTCGGTCAATGAAAAGCGCTATCAGGATGTGGAACTACTGCTGAGGGCAGGCTTGGATGTCTATTCCACCGTCAACATTCAGCACCTCGAAAGCCTGAATGATCTCGTGGCTCGCATTACCGGCGTGATTGTGCGCGAGCGCATTCCCGATCGCCTCTTGGAGGAAGCCGATGAGGTCGTCGTGGTTGATGTGACGCCCGAAACCCTAGAGGAGCGTTTGCGCGAAGGCCGGATCTATGCCCTCGAGAAGGTTCCCCAAGCCCTGACCAATTTCTTCCAACGGCACCATCTGGTGGCCCTGAGAGAACTGGCCCTGCGCGCTGTGGCCGACAGCATCGAAGAGCAAGCTGCGGGCGATCGCCAAGGAGCCGGAACCGTCAGCGTCCGCGAGCGAGTCTTGGTCTGTCTGTCCACTCATCCCCAGTCGATTCGGTTGTTGCGGCGGGCAGCCCGCCTGACGAGTGCCATGGATGCGCGCCTGTATGTGCTGTTTGTGGCGGATCCGCAGCGGTTTTTGACCAAAGCCGAAGTGCTGCAACTCGAGACTTGCGATCGGCTCTGCGAGATGTTTGAGGGCACCTTTCTCCGCGTTGAAAGCACCGATGTCGTTGCGGCGATCGCCAAGGCAGCCACCGAGCAACGCATCACCCAAGTCGTCATTGGCGAAAGCCCCAGTCGCAAGTGGCTGTGGTGGCTGCGACGTCCCCTGACCGATCGCCTGCTCCAACGGTTACGAGGCCAGGGAGTTGACTTGCATATCATCAGCTTCCCCGGTGAGCACCCCACTGCAGAACTTGATGGCTAGACCAGAATCCGCCAGCATCAAGAGTGGATGGATTCTGCGGAAAGACGATGGCAAAAACCGCTTCGACCATGTTGGCTCTGGGGACTGTTGCACCTGATTTTGCCCTGCCGGATGTTGTCTCTGGTCGCACGGTTCAACTGGCGGACTTTCGCGATCGCCCTGGCCTGCTGGTGATGTTCATCTGTCAGCACTGCCCATTCGTCAAGCACATCGAAGTGGAGCTGGCCGCGATCGGTCATGACTATCCCGACTTGGGCATCGTGGCGATCAGCCCCAACAGCCTCCAGACTCATCCCCAGGATGGTCCTGAACAGCTGAAGGCGCAGGCTGAGCGTTTGGGCTTTGCCTTCCCCTATTGCCTCGATGAAAGTCAAGCTGTCGCCAAGGCTTACACGGCAGCCTGCACACCAGACTTTTTCCTGTTCGATCGCGATCGCCGCTTGGTCTACCGCGGTCAACTGGATGACAGTCGCCCCAGCAACGATCGCCCGGTGACGGGAGCAGATCTACGGGCTGCCATTACCGCTGTGCTTGCAGGAGAGGCACCTAGTGCCGACCAAAAACCCAGCATTGGCTGCAACATCAAGTGGCACCCAGGCCAAGAACCGGACTATTACGGCGCGCAATTGGTTTGAGCGATCTCGACCTCAGCTCCCTGCTGATCAAGCGGGAGCAAGCGGCTGATCGATGCGCTGAAGCAAACAGATGGTCGAGGCTCAGCGATGCCCACAAGGCAGTCTGGGTCATCCAATAACACCCAGACTGCTAAAAAGCCTTGAGCGTGTGGGTCGCTGCCACTAAATCCGGTACGGCAGCAGCGGGCCAGCAGGCTTCGACGCGGCGATCGCTGGCGAGGATCAAACGCAGGTCATAGGCATCAGGAAAACCCTCAGCCTCGAGCCAGAGCAGAGCTGACTCCGCTTCGATCTGCAGGCGTTCCTCGGGCATCAATTCACTGGCGATCGCCGCGATCGTTTCCGCAAGTTGCTGAACCAGCCGACAGAAGTCGGCCATCTCGTCCGCAGTCAGCTCGACTGCCCAATCCGTGGTACCCACTAAGCCGGGATAGCGTTCTGCTGCCTCATCCCAGCCCAGCCGCCAACCTGACCCTTCGCGCAGAATTCGCCCCATCTTCCCTAGCGCAACAGATCAGCCGATCCCCGACCGGGCAAAGCAGGCAGTGGCGGCACGGCTGGTGTTGGCACTGGTGGGGTCGGCCGCACTTCGGGCGGTGCAAGTGTCTCTTCTGGCGGCACCGCTGCTGTTTGTGGACGCGGCACTACGGCCAAAATCGCATCGATCAGGCGATCGCGTTCAGCGCGAGTGAGTTTCGCGATCGCTTGCAAATCACTTTGAAGCGGATTAGGGGAAAGCGTTTCGAAGCCGGGATAGTCCTCGGGGCGCAGGACCCCATTCACACCCAGCAGATCCGCCATCGTGATCTTCCAATCCAAGCGCGAGGCCAAACGACGGTTACGGTTCTGCTGATGGAAGCGAATTAGACGCGACACCAGCGTATCGGTCGGACGCAGCTCGCCACTGCGCACGCCACGGTAGGTATTGGCACGCTCGAGATTAGGCAGCTTTTCATAAACGAGCTGCCCAATCTCTTCAGGTCTGGGAGGCCGCTGCGCCTCAGCTACGGATGCGTAGCAGAGCAGGAGAGCCAGCACACCGCTCCACAGTCTTAGGGTGCGTTGCCGCTTCACCCGCCAATGATCTCCGGCTGGTTCAACTCGTCTGACATTTCCAAAATGGCGCGCAGCACAGGCTTAATGCCAGTTTCCTCGCTCAGATTTTCCATCTCCTCGTAGCGCGCTTGCTTGGCACGACGCGCGATCTGCAGGGTGACGTGGTAGCGATTGGGGGAAGCTACAATCAGGCTCTCAGCTTTGAAGAGCAGATCTTGAGAATCCAGATCGAAGCGCTGGAGCATGATGATTCAGCAAAGGCGACAAGACTTTCAGTTTAATACGGGCGGCTAGTGCTGGTGGCTGCGTGGGGACAATTGGCAAGCTGCTGAGCAGCTAGCTGAGGCGATCGCCAGATACGCTACAAGGGCGAAGCGCTGGAGGCAGAGGGTCGATGCTGCGCAATACGCGGCTCTTGGTCTTGGGAGTCTTAGTCTTGGTTGCGCTGGGGCTGGTGATCTGGGTGATCGATGCCCTGCAGCGCCTCTACTGGCAGTTGTCCTACAGCTCGCCCCTGCTGGCAGGATTTCTGATCTTTGTCTTAGTGCTGATGATCGTGGCGGTCATCGGCAGCCTGATCTATTCCTTTAGTCGCTTTGGCCGTTCGCCTAAGCGATCGCAGCCCATCCAGCTCCCTGAGGTCAAGGCCGAAGCTGCCGAAGAAAACCTCAAGGCGGTACAGCAACAGGTCAACCAAATCGCCGATGAAATTGCCCGGGAGGCACTGCTCGAGCGATCGCGACAGATTGCTACCGAACTGGAACGCGGTGAGCTGCGGGTGGTGATTTTTGGCACAGGCTCAGCGGGCAAAACCTCTCTGATCAATGCGCTGCTCGGTCGCATTGTCGGCAAGGTCGAAGCAACGATGGGTTCTACGGAAGAGGGTGAGACCTATCGTTTGGGGCTGCGTGGGGTAGGGCGTGACATTTTAATCACGGATACGCCGGGAATTTTGGAAGCAGGCGTGGCGGGTCGATTACGGGAAAAGCTGGCGCGCCAGTTAGCAGTCGAAGCAGATCTCCTGCTGTTTGTGGTCGATAACGATTTGCGCCGCTCAGAACTGGAGCCTTGTCTCGATCTGGCTCGGATTGGCAAGCGATCGCTCCTGATCTTCAACAAGGCGGATCTTTACGAAGAGCGCGATCGCGAGGTGATTCTGGCGCGTCTTCGGGAGCGCCTTAAGGGGCTGATTCCACCCGCAGACATTCTGACGGCTAGCGCATGTCCGCAGCCGGTGCGCCTACCGGATGGCAGCTTTTTGCAGCCAGAGCCAGAGGTGACAACGCTGCTCAAGCGAATGGCAGCAGTTCTCCGCAGTGAAGGCGAGGATTTGATTGCTGACAACATCCTGCTGCAGTCGCAGCGCTTGGGTGAAGAGACGCGACAACTACTCGATCAGCAGCGGCAACGGCAAGCTGAGCAAATCGTCGATCGCTTTCAGTGGATTAGCGCTGGCGTAATTGCTGTGACGCCTTTACCTGGCCTAGATCTACTAGGGACCGCCGCAGTCAATGCCCAGATGGTGATCGAAATTGGCCGCCTCTATGACTGTGATCTCGATCGCGATCGCGGGCGAGATTTGGCCTTGTCTCTCGCTCGAACACTGACAAGTTTAGGCCTGATCAAAGGGGCCACTCAGATTGTGGCAGCAGCCTTGCAAACTAACGTGGCGACTGCCATTTTAGGTCGCGCGATTCAGGGCGTGAGTGCCGCTTACCTAACGCGAATTGCAGGCAGAAGCTTCATTGAATATTTCCGCCAAAACCAAAGCTGGGGTGATGGCGGCATCACAGAGGTCGTTCAGCAACAATTCCAGCTCAATCGTCGCGATGAATTTATTCGTAGCTTTATTCAAGATGCTTTGGTTCGGGTTGTAGAACCCCTAACTGCCAAGTTGGAAGGGCGGCTATTACCTCCAGGCGATCGATCGCGCTAACCTTCTCCAGATCAAATCATCTGTTCTAATGATTTAGGAATCACTATTATTTTGGCGCCACTCCATTCGCCTTTTCCAGATTTTCAATGCCTTTTCTAAAAGATTTTCCAAAGATCTCTGATTAAATGGCTGTTTGACTTCTTTATAAGTAACTCGCCGTCTGAGGTCAAGCTGAAATCCAGCATGGCAGGTTCCCCAGTAGCTGGCCGTAATCCAATTAGTCCAGTAGCGAAATCTTCTGACTCGCCCACGGAAGAAGTTTTCATCATTAGGAAACCAGAAGAAAATACAGAACTCACGCGCAGGATCAATGCACAATTCTGCTACATGCTTTTTGCCTTTTCCATAAAAAATACTTTGACCTTGAACAACTTCTTGAATGCGTGGATCGAAGTTGAGGATTTTGATCCGTAATTTCAGGAGGTGATCACGTTGCTTTGGCGTACAACGTTTAAGCCAAGTCAGCATCAGAGGTGGCGGGTCAGGTAAAGCAGCTGGCGTGTTTGGAAGTTGGAAGACTGGGATCTGTTGCTGGCGCTGCTCTTGAGTGTGGAGATTGAGTACTATCAGATAGTGATTTTGAGCCTGTTGCTCGATTTGGTGCTGATACAACTCAAAGGACAGTTGACTGTAGCGAACATCAGTCAAGTTATCGGGATGATAGCTAGGCGCGATCGCAATCAGTCGAATCGGGCGTAGATAGTTAACCTGATCAGCACAAGGCTGCTCTTGAGCGATCGCATCAAAATAACGAGTTAGTTGTGGCACTAAATATCGGTCTTCTACAACTTTTAGTTCAATCACGATCAGCTCGTTTTCGTAACCGATCGCTAAAATATCGCAACACTGATTGTTGATGCGGAACTGACGCTGTAGAGGCTGACAGTCTAAATAGTCAGGTAGAAATTCCCATAAAAAGCGTTCGAGTTCGCTTTCATTGGCAAATTTCCAGCTAAAGCCCGATGAAATTAACTGAATCTCTTGGAGATTTAAACTGGTGTTACGCATCGAAATTTTAGCTGTAATAGATTGAGAGAGACACTGCGACCACTCAGCCTTTTAACCACTGAAATTAGTGCAAGGAATAAGCTGGTAATCGCAGTTGAACTATCTGTATAAACTTGCAACTCAGGACTTCCGTTCGGCTTCTCCAAGCAGAACCAAAATGCTATTGAGAAAGCCTTCGACTTCTGCTTGATAAGCACCTAATGCTCGCGATCGCTCTGCCGTGACCAACTCAGTAAGTAACCGAAGACCTTGACCGCTCTGCCATTTCTTAAGGGCTTCCTCATCCCCAGTTGAGACTGCGTTGATCAGTGCTGCATATTCTTGGGCTGCAACACCAGCACGAATCCAGCTGGGAGTAAAACGACTGAGAGGGGACATTGGGGTTGTTCTCACGCTTTTCTCTAGTGTCCGCGATCGCCTTCAAACTGAAAGTCCTCCCCCGAGCAGTTGAGAGAGGAACTTACATTGATGAAATTGGATGTTTGAGCAGAACCTAGGCGGCTTGCAGGCCACTGTGACGTAGCAATGGTTCCGTAGCCGGTTCGCGGCCCCGGAAGTCGACAAACACCGTCAGCGGATGTTGGCTACCGCCTTGGGCGAGCACCGTATCGCGGAAGCGGCGACCGAGCGTTTGCACCGCCGTTTCATTGCTGAGATCGACTTCTTCAAAGGCAGAGAAGGCATCGGCACTGAGCACTTCCGCCCATTTGTAGCTGTAGTAGCCCGCCGCATAGCCCCCCGCGAAGATGTGCCCGAAGGAGCAGAGGAAA
The sequence above is a segment of the Synechococcus elongatus PCC 11801 genome. Coding sequences within it:
- a CDS encoding DNA-directed RNA polymerase subunit omega; the encoded protein is MLQRFDLDSQDLLFKAESLIVASPNRYHVTLQIARRAKQARYEEMENLSEETGIKPVLRAILEMSDELNQPEIIGG
- a CDS encoding DUF697 domain-containing protein, translating into MLRNTRLLVLGVLVLVALGLVIWVIDALQRLYWQLSYSSPLLAGFLIFVLVLMIVAVIGSLIYSFSRFGRSPKRSQPIQLPEVKAEAAEENLKAVQQQVNQIADEIAREALLERSRQIATELERGELRVVIFGTGSAGKTSLINALLGRIVGKVEATMGSTEEGETYRLGLRGVGRDILITDTPGILEAGVAGRLREKLARQLAVEADLLLFVVDNDLRRSELEPCLDLARIGKRSLLIFNKADLYEERDREVILARLRERLKGLIPPADILTASACPQPVRLPDGSFLQPEPEVTTLLKRMAAVLRSEGEDLIADNILLQSQRLGEETRQLLDQQRQRQAEQIVDRFQWISAGVIAVTPLPGLDLLGTAAVNAQMVIEIGRLYDCDLDRDRGRDLALSLARTLTSLGLIKGATQIVAAALQTNVATAILGRAIQGVSAAYLTRIAGRSFIEYFRQNQSWGDGGITEVVQQQFQLNRRDEFIRSFIQDALVRVVEPLTAKLEGRLLPPGDRSR